The following are encoded in a window of Roseimaritima ulvae genomic DNA:
- a CDS encoding DUF1559 domain-containing protein → MSNTRNRGFTLVELLVVIAIIGVLVGLLLPAVQAAREAARRMSCGNNMKQIGLALHNYHDTHNKFPSGSRQLNGWGPSWYVGILPYVEQKNLSDQMPMVGSHPGYTGVSLTTRAAVNNTIIPGFICPSCPMPETKDVGGGAIGMLPSYIAIAGAVDEDSSLSPVPAIGAAGDTDLFMETRNRLANACCSTNEKLSIGSGGGTFPPNEFLRFANLTDGTSNVLVVGEISNWMKNGTAPADTRVNHGWTMGTDNSAKVVSWTSGPTQRTFNINSIRYSIGTQNFNLPGVGGNNGANNPLISAHPGGIQSLFGDGSVHFLTETMSLPLLKLQATRDDGQVIDLP, encoded by the coding sequence ATGTCAAATACCCGCAACCGGGGTTTTACGTTAGTGGAATTATTGGTCGTGATTGCGATCATCGGGGTGTTGGTGGGGCTGTTGCTGCCCGCCGTGCAGGCAGCTCGCGAAGCGGCTCGCCGCATGTCGTGTGGTAATAACATGAAGCAGATCGGATTGGCGCTGCATAATTATCACGACACGCACAACAAATTTCCGTCCGGATCTCGGCAGTTAAATGGTTGGGGACCTTCTTGGTATGTTGGCATTTTGCCCTATGTCGAGCAGAAAAACTTGTCGGACCAGATGCCGATGGTGGGAAGTCATCCGGGCTATACCGGTGTCAGCCTGACAACTCGAGCTGCGGTCAACAACACCATCATTCCGGGCTTCATCTGCCCCTCGTGTCCGATGCCGGAGACCAAAGACGTGGGGGGCGGTGCGATCGGCATGTTGCCTTCGTATATCGCCATCGCCGGTGCGGTGGATGAAGACTCCAGCCTGAGTCCGGTGCCCGCGATTGGCGCCGCCGGAGACACTGACTTGTTTATGGAAACCCGCAATCGTCTGGCCAACGCTTGCTGCAGCACCAACGAAAAGCTGAGTATCGGCTCGGGAGGCGGCACGTTTCCGCCCAACGAGTTTTTGCGGTTCGCCAATCTGACCGACGGCACTTCGAATGTGTTGGTGGTCGGAGAAATTTCTAACTGGATGAAAAACGGTACGGCCCCTGCCGACACGCGAGTTAATCACGGCTGGACGATGGGCACCGATAACAGCGCCAAAGTGGTCAGCTGGACATCGGGCCCCACGCAACGCACGTTTAACATCAATTCGATCCGCTATTCGATCGGAACGCAGAACTTCAATTTACCGGGCGTGGGCGGCAACAATGGCGCCAACAACCCGCTGATTTCGGCTCACCCCGGAGGTATTCAGTCCTTGTTCGGCGACGGCAGCGTGCACTTCTTAACCGAAACGATGTCCTTGCCATTGTTGAAGTTGCAAGCCACTCGCGACGACGGCCAAGTCATCGACCTGCCCTGA
- a CDS encoding peptidase associated/transthyretin-like domain-containing protein, whose product MSRIVAVVCLVGCAVLTMGCGASGPSGTVSGTVTMDGQGVPAQVAFKSDNATVSGISDASGAFTLTNGDSSSIPVGKYQVSVTDVSGDAQMSQADYDAMMTGGAAAPKTESKIPAKYASFGSSGLEFTVTEGANTFDITLE is encoded by the coding sequence ATGAGTCGAATTGTTGCGGTGGTTTGTTTGGTCGGTTGCGCTGTGTTGACGATGGGCTGCGGCGCATCGGGGCCCTCGGGCACCGTGTCTGGAACCGTCACGATGGACGGGCAGGGCGTTCCCGCGCAGGTAGCGTTTAAAAGCGATAACGCCACGGTCAGCGGAATCAGTGACGCCTCGGGCGCTTTTACTTTGACCAACGGCGATTCTTCCAGCATCCCGGTTGGCAAATATCAGGTGTCGGTAACCGATGTGTCCGGCGACGCTCAAATGTCTCAAGCGGATTATGACGCGATGATGACCGGCGGCGCGGCGGCACCCAAAACCGAATCCAAAATCCCCGCCAAATATGCCAGTTTTGGTAGCAGCGGATTGGAGTTCACTGTTACCGAAGGTGCCAACACCTTTGATATCACGCTGGAATAG